The following coding sequences lie in one Phalacrocorax aristotelis chromosome 2, bGulAri2.1, whole genome shotgun sequence genomic window:
- the SLC45A4 gene encoding solute carrier family 45 member 4 isoform X1, with product MKMAPQNADSESMQVQDLPVAQLQKPENKENESREETISEGSIDRIPIRLWVMHGAVMFGREFCYAMETALVTPVLLQIGLPEQYYSLTWFLSPILGLIFTPLIGSASDRCTLSWGRRRPFILALCIGVLFGVALFLNGSVIGLAIGDVPDKQPIGIVLTVLGVVVLDFCADATEGPIRAYLLDVVDSEEQDMALNIHAFSAGLGGAIGYMLGGLDWTQTFLGGIFKSQEQVLFFFAAIIFSVSVALHLFSIEEEQYNPQQDRIDDEGDTLSSVKFSGSLPPLNRLNVISEEEPYGASMFHDEVQSEHDLNMEFPEVNIVRSKSDSVLHMPDATLEIESELLFLHDIEPSIFQDASYPNTPHNTSQEIMKSKLNHLSAFLRDNEKEEEMLLDNRLNEDKVPNMNGSLPKEFLNGHTRIGMKQSSTSNSMRRRRHMFYRQPSYTFSYYGKIGSHRYRFRRANAIVLIKSSRSMNDIYDMQKRQRQRYRHRNQSGTTNSSGDTESEEGETETTVRLLWLSMLKMPKELLRLCVCHLLTWFSIIAEAVFYTDFMGQVIFQGDPKAPSNSTELHAYNAGVQMGCWGLVIYAATAAVCSALLQKYLDNYDLSIKVIYILGTLGFSLGTAVMAMFPNVYVTMIMISTMGIVSMSISYCPYALLGQYHDIKQYIHHSPGNSKRGFGIDCAILSCQVYISQILVASALGGVVDAVGTVRVIPMVASVGSFLGFLTATFLVIYPEVNEEPKEEQKGLGPLETTEGNGTSADKPTVLKLTRKGAAASELEGESAV from the exons gTCTTCCTGAACAATACTACAGCCTCACTTGGTTCCTTAGCCCTATCCTGGGCTTGATCTTCACTCCGCTTATAGGTTCGGCTAGTGACCGCTGCACGCTGAGCTGGGGCCGCCGGCGGCCTTTTATTCTTGCTCTCTGCATTGGTGTCCTCTTTGGAGTTGCACTTTTCCTTAATGGCTCTGTTATAG GTCTGGCTATCGGTGATGTCCCGGACAAGCAGCCCATTGGTATAGTTCTCACGGTGCTTGGTGTTGTGGTGTTGGATTTTTGCGCTGATGCAACAGAAGGGCCAATTCGGGCCTACTTGTTGGATGTGGTGGACAGTGAAGAACAAGACATGGCCCTTAACATCCATGCGTtttcagctg GTCTTGGAGGAGCAATCGGTTATATGTTAGGAGGGCTGGACTGGACACAGACCTTCCTGGGTGGTATTTTTAAATCTCAAGAGCaagtccttttcttctttgcagccattattttctctgtctccGTTGCTCTCCACCTTTTTAGCATTGAAGAAGAGCAATATaatcctcagcaggacaggatTGATGACGAAGGAGACACACTTTCAAGCGTCAAATTCAGTGGTAGTCTCCCCCCTCTGAATCGACTGAATGTAATTAGTGAGGAAGAGCCGTATGGAGCCTCTATGTTTCATGATGAGGTTCAGTCAGAGCATGATCTCAATATGGAGTTTCCTGAGGTGAACATTGTAAGAAGTAAGAGTGACTCAGTTCTGCACATGCCTGATGCTACATTGGAAATTGAATCGGAGCTACTTTTTCTGCATGACATTGAACCTTCCATTTTTCAGGATGCTTCATATCCAAACACTCCCCACAACACAAGCCAAGAGATCATGAAGTCCAAACTCAACCACCTGTCTGCTTTCCTCAGGGACaatgagaaagaggaggaaatgttGCTTGATAATCGCTTAAATGAAGATAAAGTCCCAAACATGAATGGCTCCCTACCAAAAGAGTTCCTCAATGGACACACTAGAATAGGCATGAAGCAATCTAGTACTTCAAACTCCATGCGAAGGCGGAGGCACATGTTCTACCGTCAGCCGTCTTACACCTTCTCGTACTATGGCAAAATAGGCTCTCACCGCTATCGCTTTCGTCGGGCCAATGCCATCGTCTTGATAAAATCCTCACGCAGCATGAATGATATCTACGACATGCAGAAGCGGCAGCGACAGAGGTACAGACACAGGAATCAGAGCGGCACGACCAATTCAAGTGGAGACACAGAGAGCGAAGAGGGGGAAACTGAAACCACTGTCAGACTCTTGTGGTTGTCAATGCTAAAGATGCCAAAGGAGCTGCTGAGACTGTGCGTCTGTCACCTCTTAACTTGGTTTTCGATCATTGCTGAAGCTGTGTTCTATACAGATTTCATGGGCCAGGTCATCTTTCAGGGCGATCCAAAG GCCCCTTCTAACTCAACTGAGTTACATGCCTATAATGCTGGAGTTCAGATGGGATGCTGGGGACTGGTAATCTatgctgctactgctgctgtttgttcAG CCTTGTTGCAGAAATACTTGGACAACTATGACCTTAGTATAAAAGTGATCTACATCCTGGGCACGCTGGGTTTTTCTCTTGGCACTGCGGTGATGGCTATGTTCCCCAACGTGTACGTCACCATGATAATGATCAGCACGATGGGAATAGTCTCTATGAGTATCTCCTACTGCCCCTATGCTCTTTTGGGACAATACCATGATATTAAACAG TACATTCACCATAGCCCCGGGAACTCCAAGCGAGGGTTTGGCATAGACTGCGCTATTCTGTCATGTCAGGTTTACATCTCCCAGATCCTCGTGGCCTCTGCGCTTGGCGGTGTGGTGGATGCAGTTGGCACAGTCAGAGTCATTCCCATGGTGGCTTCAGTGGGATCCTTCCTGGGTTTTTTGACAGCTACGTTCTTGGTGATTTACCCTGAAGTCAATGAAGAGccaaaggaagaacagaaaggacTAGGTCCTCTGGAGACAACCGAGGGCAACGGCACGAGCGCAGACAAGCCGACTGTGCTGAAGCTCACGCGCAAAGGAGCTGCTGCGTCGGAGCTGGAGGGCGAGTCAGCCGTGTAA